One part of the Truepera radiovictrix DSM 17093 genome encodes these proteins:
- a CDS encoding cation transporter, which produces MAPYPARGLRRTVLAVALLNLAYFGLEFGVARAIGSVALFADSIDFLEDGSVNLLILFALGWSAPNRARLGVGLSLLLLVPGFAALWTAGSKLLHPLPPDPAPLSAVGLGALGVNLLCAWLLVRYREHRGSLVRAAFLSARNDALANLAILAAALLTLATLSAWPDLVVGLGIAALNAGAAAEVYRAARAERHPAAP; this is translated from the coding sequence ATGGCTCCCTACCCCGCCAGAGGGCTGCGCCGCACCGTGCTCGCCGTCGCCCTGCTCAACCTCGCCTACTTCGGCCTCGAGTTCGGCGTCGCGCGGGCGATCGGCTCGGTTGCGCTCTTTGCCGACAGCATCGACTTTTTAGAGGACGGGTCGGTAAACCTGCTGATCCTCTTCGCGCTCGGTTGGAGCGCCCCCAACCGGGCGCGTTTGGGCGTGGGGCTCTCGCTGTTGCTGCTCGTCCCGGGGTTCGCCGCCCTCTGGACGGCGGGGAGCAAGCTCCTGCACCCCCTCCCCCCCGACCCGGCGCCGCTCTCGGCTGTGGGCCTAGGGGCGCTCGGGGTCAACCTGCTCTGCGCGTGGCTGCTGGTGCGCTACCGCGAGCACCGGGGCAGTCTGGTCCGCGCGGCGTTTTTGTCGGCGCGCAACGACGCGCTCGCCAACCTCGCCATCCTCGCCGCCGCACTTCTGACGCTCGCGACCCTCTCGGCGTGGCCCGACCTCGTCGTGGGGCTTGGGATTGCGGCGCTGAACGCCGGCGCGGCCGCCGAGGTCTACCGGGCAGCCCGCGCCGAACGGCACCCCGCCGCCCCGTAG